The following DNA comes from Cytophagales bacterium.
GTTGATCTAGATCCTCTTTAGCCAAATCATATGAGTCTTGATCTTGCTTTCTTTGATTTTCAGCAGCATTACTTAGGATTGTATTTTGTTTTTTAAGACTCTTCGCCTGTTCACCTAAATGAATGTTGCTTGAGTCCAGTTTGACAATTTGCTCAGTTAAAGTAATTGTTTGCTTCTTATTTTCTTTAGCCAGTTTTGCTGTCTCACGAGCTAAAGAGTCTAGTGATATGGCTTGCTTTTCCGCCTGTTCTGCAATTTTAGAAAGGTTAATGATCTGTTTATTTTGTTCGTTGTTTTCGTCGATCAACTTCCAGAAGCCCACAACTACTCCAATAATTCCAAATAATGCACTTATTGCCTGAATCCAATCAGTGAGCTTCGAGGGTTCATTACTTAATTTGAATTTCATTGTTTAGAATCTTGTGGTGGCTAACGATCAGCTAAGCACAGTCGGCTCAGACTTTCAAATATCTCAAATGTATCTTATCCAGATGGCCTTTGCAAACAACTAAGTAAGCCGATTGGGCTTAGCGCCTGTTATATGCCTTCTCAAGCTTCTAATTCTTCGAATAAGCAGAGTCTCTACTAGGAGAAATGGGAGTAAAATGAATAAAAAAATGACGATAACTTCATTTAGGTATTCCATCATTAGTTGTTCTGATTTATTTGTTCGAAATAGCTCGGCTAATGCGTCTACAGTCATAACAACATAAATTACATAGAGTACATAAGTAGCTGTCCCGATCAGCAATGTGTTATGGATTAGCAATATCCAGACACTTCCTGAGTTTTGGAATCTAGATTTAAAAGTTAAAACGACAAAGACTAGGTATGCAGCTATAATGAAGAATAGTGTTGCCAATTGCCAAGTTGCCACTGAAATGTATGAATCATGAAGTTTGATATCAATTTCTGCCAAAAAATTGAAGTTAGTCAACAAGCCAGTTGTTACTATACAGATTAGGAAGGTTCCTAAATACCAATATGCGTTTGAGTTCCTATTATGAGATATGCTATACACCCTGGGTTTGATTCAGGTATTGGTCAAAAGTATGATACACCTGAAGTTCTCCGTTGGAGTTGACCGTTAGATATTTATTGGGCAGTTCGAGAAGCTTCGAAAGAATTAAAGAAGAATGCTCTTCAGGAGTCGACATCTTGATTAATTCGACTACATCAGACTTGTTCAGAAGTTCAAAATGACACTCACCATCATCATGAGTACTTAATGAGCCATAATCTTTAAATTCCACTTCAAAGGTTAAAAACCATACTTCGTTTGAGGTTAGGAAGTCTGAAAGTTCGCCCGATGTTCTAAAAGTTGGAAAATCACTTTCAGTTGCCCAGCTTAAGTTCTTGTAGTCAGTAGTTCCAAGTGAGAGGTTCACAATATCTAAATCCCTAGGAAGTAGCAACATTCCTTGTTCAGATGAATACTCACCTAGGTACAGTATAAATTTACCGTCCCGTTTATCAAGGAGATATGTACTGGGATTTGCAGTCATAGCATATAACGCCAAGCTAGCAGGATTGTGCCCCGAGCTTAGCAAGTTCAGATAAAACTAATGAATCTGCCGGTGCTTCCAAAGTATCCAGAATGCACTGCGTTTAGAAAGATGAAAAACCCTGCGAGATGTGCTCAGTAGAAAGCACCAACCTTTCTCAGCGGCTGATTCATGGTGAAGTTCGCACAGAAACTTGTAAAGTGGCAGTTGTCGCATTCGTGCTAGCGATTGTTATGCACATCCTTTCTTCGCCTTGCTATTAAGACGATGTTCAGCAATAAACTGCAACCTAAAGCTGCAATTAATACAGCGTTAATGTTCCAAGTCCGCTCAGAAGGCTGTTCGGCCTCAGGTATGTAATGTTGATCTGTTCGAGGGATTCCGGGTTCACCAAGCTGTTCGATGAGATGTGCATATTCTGAAAATAATCCGGTTCCTTCGCATTGATCTGTTCCCAAATATCTGTTGGAGTTCCATGTACCGATTAGGTAAGTTGAATCTTTGAGAAAACCACTGGCACAATCATTTTCATCGTTCATTATTGTAATTGTATCATTCATGACCGCATCCTTGGGCCAGTATTCCAAAACTTTAATGTTCACCAAGTTTCCGTGTCCCCAACGGTTAAAGACGTTCGTGCCAATTTGGTTGTCGATTACAACTCCTTTGATTATGAAATGATGTTGATTCGTTGGTAAGGTGTCGTTCTGATTCAGATAAGTTAGTGGGAATGAGTCGTTCCAACAGAGACATGCAAAGGAAGGAGTCGAGAGAACAAATAATAAAAAAGTGATGAACTGTCTCATTGGTGTGGTTGTGCATAACGTCACAGCTAAAATCCGTAGGCTAGCTGTTTCATTTTTCTTCTAAAATATCAGATTCTTACGCTGTTTGCAAGTGACTAAGTAAGCCTATGGATTTTTAGCGAATGTTAGCCACTTGCTCCGTGCCTAATACGGCATTAGTTCTGCCAGTACTATAACCACATGAGCGAAAATATGTGCCATTACAGCACTTTCCAATCCATTTTTCCAATATAACCAACCAAATATTATTCCACCAATTGAATTTCCTATCAAAATATAGGTCAGTAGCATAAAAGAGGGATTACCTACTAATTGATATACAATTGGAAAATGAGCAAGAGCAAAAACTATTGCCGCTATTATTATTCCAGCCCAATATATAATTGGTTTGGTTCCGTTAAGCAATTTTGAAGCGATCCAAACAATAAAAGTCATTAATCCAAATCGCATAAGAATTTCTTCCGTAATTCCCCCATATAAAAACCTTGTTTCCAAAGCGGGTTTAAAAGATTCTCCCAATTCCAAAAATTCCGTTGGAAGAATCGGGTTGAAAACAAGACCAACAAGAACCAATAAAATGCCAGATAGAATACCTCCTAAAATGCCATACTTTAAGATGTCAAAACCCACGGAATTGTCATTATTGATTCCAACAATTTTTTCAATTAAGGGTATTTTCAAATGGACTTTTTGATATAGTATCGTTCCGACGATAACCGCAATTAGCAACATGATTGTAGGATTAATCAAACTCAATAATCTGACCTGTCGGGATGAGAACTGATCTCCTAGCATGGCTTCAATTTCTGATGGTAGTGACATTTCCATAGTTAGAATTGAAGCTATGCCCATTAATCCAAAAGCAAACAAAATAGAACCTAAGATCACTTTAGATTTCATAATTCTCTATCTTTTTTAAGGTTATTAAATAGGATGTACGAGTAGATAATAGGAATTAGGGATATGATGAATGTAATGGACAGAAAGAAGTGAAGTAAATACTCATGACTAATTAGCCAACTTGATAACACAATCACGATACCTCCCGCAAACCACAGTTTTCCACCTAATATATGAGTGCCTTTCCACACCATCTCATCTTCTAGTGTCCAGGGAGTTCTGATACCAATAAAATAGTTGGCCTTTATTGTTTTTAAATAGTTTCCAAGAATTGCGTACATGATTCCCAAAGCCATTACGATCAGCTTAGGATTGGCAATAGTTGGATTTTTTACCTGATAAAGAACAAAAACGATCATTAGCGACACAAATGCAGTGAGTATATTTTTCAACTTTTCGTACTTTTTGCCCATGGACATAAGTCTATTTTTAGGATCCACCTTAGGGATGATTGTAAATATCAAATAGATCACAAGTGGTGCAAGACTCATGTAGACGAGTGTGGATTTATCACCCACCTTATCAATTTCACCCTCCATATTCCAATGAAGAGGTACGCTGATAGGCAGAGAATTGTATATGATACCTAAATAGATCAAGGGGATCAAAACAATAAATATTAAGTGTAATTCCTTTTTTATAGAGCTCATCATATTTCTATTTTTTGATGGTTAATATCCATGTCAACAAGTCTTCCAAAATGGTTGTGTTTAATGTGTATTCAATGAATTGCCCTTTTTTTTCAGAGTGGATGAGATCTGCCTGCTTAAGAATGTCAAGATGATGCGAAATACTGGGTTTTGAAATATTGAATTTATCGGCTATTTCTCCAGCGTTCATTTCCCGATCTTTCAACAGTTCAATTATCTGTCGTCGTGTTTCATCATTGAGCGCTTTGAATAGCTTATTCATTAATTAAATATTTAGGCAAATATCTAAATATTAGTTAGAAAAGCAGACTATTTTGTCATTTCCTTGCTCCAGAATTCATAGGATTGTCTTTGCCTAGACTTTGTTGAGGCTAACGCCCATGTATGAGGCGTGTGCTCTCACTTTGTGGGCAGCACTAATGTAGTGAAGTCTGCCGGTGCTTCCAAAGTTTGTAGAAAGCACTGCGTCGTGAAGGAGAAAAAATCCCGCGAGCTGAAGTTTCCAAACTGTACTAAACTTTCTCGGTGGTAGATTTCACGGTCAAGTCCAGATGCAGATTGTAGAAAGCACGCAAGCACATGCCTTCATACATTTTGTTAGGGTGTCGTCCGATTTCCCTGCTTGTCAATTTCGAACCAAGAATCGCTCTCAACTCGAAGGTGTTCATCTACATCTCGATACTGCTTAGCCTCGAAAGTTACTTCAGCTACTCCGTTCTGAAACCATTTGGCAAATGCATATTGACAAGGAATAACCACTTCACCCTTTTCGTTCGCATATCCCATTTTTCCATTTCGCAGTACTCTTGTTAGTCCTTCGTTGAAATAGTCTGGGCCATTATCAAAGCTCACTAAATCAAATAGGATATTCTCATTTCGGTCAATTCCTACCCACCGTCCGTAAGTACTGTCATTCGGGTGCAGAAGTACGTTGGCAAAGAAGTTCAGAGTGTCAGTTCCAAAATATGCGAAGTTCCCAAAAGGTATGATGGTGTCACCTTGGATGTTCACAAAAGCCACATTAGAGCCGTATTGCAGATATTCTTCATTCGTTACGGCAATCAATGGTTCAAGTTCCACAGTATCTGAGATCTTAATATTGTGATATTCATAGTTCGTTTGTTCTTGTTCGATGTAGTTCCGACAAGAGAAAAGTACAAGGAAAATTGTGAGATATGAGAGACTTCTTGAGTTCATACAAATGCACCCTAACGCCGAGATAGGGGTCGTGTCCCCTCACTCGACAAACATCCATAAAGATAGCAAGTCCGGAATCAAACGGTAACGATCCAAATCGAACACCTCTGAAAGTCTCTGCCTCAGTGAGAACATAAAGCCTCTAAAGAGCCATTGTCAAGTAAAATGGAGGACTTGCGGTCGGTGAAGCCATAGAGCTTAAAGATCGAAAGGGTCGGGACATGACACCTATCGTATGTTAGCCTTCGTTTTTTATTGTTTTCTTGATTTTTCATTCGGTTCAGCCATGAGTCCTTGGTCTATCCAGTGCCACGCAATAGTTTATAATAATAGAGGAATTACTGATTATTTAGTTTGTTTGATGCTGACGCGAGTTCAGACTCAGCTATCTATTAAAACTGCTTTACGTAGCTTAATTTTAAAATCCCTTGTTGCTCAGATTGTTGTTCCTGAGGGTCATCTATGAAAGTACGTTCGTTATATACCAAATACACATAAGACATGGGTTGATATTCCCATGTAAACCGTACATTGATATTTTCTAAATCATTTTCTGAATTTTTCTGATAAATGCCTGTTAGTCGAATTCTTGGATTTACCGCAAATCGTCCCTCAATAGCATATAAATCAACCTTTTTAGATATTTGGTCAACTCCAACCTTCGAGAAACCGATTCGATTGTATCTGGTAGATAAAGAAATGTGCGGTATGGGAACAAACTTGAAGGTGAGATCTAATGATGATAAATCACCATCAAAATAGTTGCCCCAATCTACAAATCCAGATACACTTATTTTTTTTGAAGGATCTGTGCTAGCTAAGAAGAAGTGCCTCAGATAATCATATTCGCCAGGTATTATTTCGACCTCTAATGGGACAAATGATTCTTTTAGATTTTGATAGTTAGTATTTAATCCATACCCGATATACCCCCCATTTTGTAAGTTCAAATAAAACGGGTTTAATACATATTTTCGTTCTATTAAATCACCAGTTGACGCTTGATGAAAGAATTGTATGGCAACACTTGGTTCAAATGCCCGAATCCATTTTTTAAAGGGTAATTTCTCACCTCTAAAGGTTCGTATCACGCCGGGAGTCGTCCCGATCACATCTTGCCTGGAAATAAAACCCATTTCCGGATTATAGTTTTTTGTAATTATTGATTGTGTCCACCAACCAATCCATTTGTTCGTGTTATAATAGTATTGCCCAATGGCGGATAGCCCCTTTCCAGCAGAGTTGGAATCTTGTGAATAACTCACTAATGTATTCAGGGAATGTACCTCATTAAGTCTGAAAAATCCATCTGTGGTGAACGTAATATTTGATTTTTCTGGTTGATTTTTAATGGTCATTAATCCACCAACTCTATTTTGCTTTCCGAAGTTTTTAGAATATCTACCAACGATGAAATTAGTAGCTGAAGTGAGAGAATCTCCTTCCTGCCTAATTGCAATACCACCATAATTTGTTGTTGCAGAGCCATGAACAAATCTCGCACCAGCTACAATTGGAATTGGCTTGCTTTCTTCGTCTAACCCTATTCTTCGACTAAAAAATGGTTGAATATGAATAGCACCTTCATCACCTGTGCGTCTGTTTACATTAATTCCAAACAATGATGCATTTTCCAGGAAAAACTGTCTTCTCTCCGGAAAGAAAACAGAGAATCGACTTGTATTGTTGATTTGCCTATCAACATCTGCCTGGGCAAAATCAGTATTAAAGGTTAAGTCCAATACGTCATTTGATGAAACTGCCCATTTAACTTCTCCGCCAATCTTAATATCAGGATCTACTTCTTCTTGCGAATCCGATGTGCTATGTTTTTCTATTGATGTTAGAGCGTAAGGTTGAATTCTAATATTTGTTTTTGCAGGAGGGGGTGGCTGAATACCTTTTAATAACCCGGCATAATCCATTCTTGCCGAAGGATATGTTTGTGGAAAAGGAGAGAAGGCTGATATTTCGTTAATAATTCGGCGGTTTCGGTATATCTGAATTCCCCATTGTTGATTTTCATTGTCAAGATGCGGATAACGAATAGTCTTCCATGGGATAGCTATTTCCGCTATCCAACCATTATATGTAATTGAAGTTCTTGCTTGCCAAATAGCATCCCAATCGATATCATAGTACAACGCGTCAAAAGAAAGATAATCCCTTTGTACGCCATATGGATTCACAGCAAATGTCATGGCATTTCGCTCAGAGTTGAAAGCATCAAAGTTGATATTGATTAAGTCATGGGTCCTATGATCAAAATCGCGCTTAAAATCAGTCGCTCTTATAGCTGATTTGCCTAAAGAATCCATACAAAAAATTCCGAAATACAGAAACTTGCTGTCAAAAAGCACTTTGACATCAGTATCTTGGCTGGGCTTTGCTTTTTGATTGGGGTCTACTTGCGTGAACGATGGAGATTTTGGTGCTTCAGACCAGACAGTTTCATCTAAAATACCATCTATTTTTATTACTGATGTCG
Coding sequences within:
- a CDS encoding CPBP family intramembrane glutamic endopeptidase — its product is MKSKVILGSILFAFGLMGIASILTMEMSLPSEIEAMLGDQFSSRQVRLLSLINPTIMLLIAVIVGTILYQKVHLKIPLIEKIVGINNDNSVGFDILKYGILGGILSGILLVLVGLVFNPILPTEFLELGESFKPALETRFLYGGITEEILMRFGLMTFIVWIASKLLNGTKPIIYWAGIIIAAIVFALAHFPIVYQLVGNPSFMLLTYILIGNSIGGIIFGWLYWKNGLESAVMAHIFAHVVIVLAELMPY
- a CDS encoding SdpI family protein; its protein translation is MMSSIKKELHLIFIVLIPLIYLGIIYNSLPISVPLHWNMEGEIDKVGDKSTLVYMSLAPLVIYLIFTIIPKVDPKNRLMSMGKKYEKLKNILTAFVSLMIVFVLYQVKNPTIANPKLIVMALGIMYAILGNYLKTIKANYFIGIRTPWTLEDEMVWKGTHILGGKLWFAGGIVIVLSSWLISHEYLLHFFLSITFIISLIPIIYSYILFNNLKKDREL
- a CDS encoding autorepressor SdpR family transcription factor; translated protein: MNKLFKALNDETRRQIIELLKDREMNAGEIADKFNISKPSISHHLDILKQADLIHSEKKGQFIEYTLNTTILEDLLTWILTIKK
- a CDS encoding WG repeat-containing protein, whose product is MNSRSLSYLTIFLVLFSCRNYIEQEQTNYEYHNIKISDTVELEPLIAVTNEEYLQYGSNVAFVNIQGDTIIPFGNFAYFGTDTLNFFANVLLHPNDSTYGRWVGIDRNENILFDLVSFDNGPDYFNEGLTRVLRNGKMGYANEKGEVVIPCQYAFAKWFQNGVAEVTFEAKQYRDVDEHLRVESDSWFEIDKQGNRTTP
- a CDS encoding DUF5916 domain-containing protein encodes the protein MKKLALILILKGLFFASYSQEAEIFRPDSPKLELRAVETTSVIKIDGILDETVWSEAPKSPSFTQVDPNQKAKPSQDTDVKVLFDSKFLYFGIFCMDSLGKSAIRATDFKRDFDHRTHDLININFDAFNSERNAMTFAVNPYGVQRDYLSFDALYYDIDWDAIWQARTSITYNGWIAEIAIPWKTIRYPHLDNENQQWGIQIYRNRRIINEISAFSPFPQTYPSARMDYAGLLKGIQPPPPAKTNIRIQPYALTSIEKHSTSDSQEEVDPDIKIGGEVKWAVSSNDVLDLTFNTDFAQADVDRQINNTSRFSVFFPERRQFFLENASLFGINVNRRTGDEGAIHIQPFFSRRIGLDEESKPIPIVAGARFVHGSATTNYGGIAIRQEGDSLTSATNFIVGRYSKNFGKQNRVGGLMTIKNQPEKSNITFTTDGFFRLNEVHSLNTLVSYSQDSNSAGKGLSAIGQYYYNTNKWIGWWTQSIITKNYNPEMGFISRQDVIGTTPGVIRTFRGEKLPFKKWIRAFEPSVAIQFFHQASTGDLIERKYVLNPFYLNLQNGGYIGYGLNTNYQNLKESFVPLEVEIIPGEYDYLRHFFLASTDPSKKISVSGFVDWGNYFDGDLSSLDLTFKFVPIPHISLSTRYNRIGFSKVGVDQISKKVDLYAIEGRFAVNPRIRLTGIYQKNSENDLENINVRFTWEYQPMSYVYLVYNERTFIDDPQEQQSEQQGILKLSYVKQF